From one Lysinibacillus sp. G4S2 genomic stretch:
- the opp3b gene encoding oligopeptide ABC transporter permease, whose translation MIRYIFTRIGYMIITLFIIILLSFLLMKALPGSPFNDERLPETQKELLYKKYGLDKPVPIQFGIYLTNLVQGDLGISFVLDNRPVTKIIQERIGPSAILGFQAVTVGTLIGLLLGIVAALRHNTVIDYGATVLAVLGISIPSFVFAGFLQYWVGVKLGWLPIAFWNGFEYSILPTIALAVSVVATIARFTRIEMLEVLNQEYILTARSKGLSNPVIITKHGIRNALIPIITVIGPLTVNTITGSLVIEKIFSIPGLGEQFVNSIITNDYQLIMGTTIFYAVLFVSVILVIDILYGFIDPRIRVTGGE comes from the coding sequence ATGATTCGGTACATCTTTACTCGAATCGGCTACATGATCATTACGTTATTTATTATCATTTTGCTTTCATTTTTGCTAATGAAGGCATTGCCCGGTTCTCCATTTAACGATGAACGCTTACCTGAAACACAAAAAGAACTACTTTACAAAAAATACGGGCTAGATAAGCCGGTACCTATTCAATTCGGTATTTACTTAACAAATCTTGTACAAGGGGATCTAGGTATTTCATTTGTTTTGGATAATCGTCCGGTTACTAAAATTATTCAAGAGCGTATCGGCCCCTCTGCCATTCTCGGATTTCAAGCCGTTACTGTCGGTACTTTAATAGGCTTACTATTAGGTATCGTAGCGGCGCTAAGGCATAACACCGTTATAGATTACGGGGCCACTGTTTTAGCTGTGCTCGGTATCTCCATTCCATCCTTTGTATTTGCAGGTTTTTTACAATATTGGGTTGGTGTCAAACTAGGCTGGCTACCAATCGCCTTTTGGAATGGTTTTGAATACTCAATATTACCAACAATCGCGTTAGCGGTCAGTGTTGTTGCAACAATTGCCCGTTTTACACGGATTGAAATGTTGGAAGTGCTCAATCAAGAATACATCTTAACAGCGAGATCAAAAGGACTATCGAATCCCGTTATTATTACAAAGCACGGTATTCGAAATGCACTAATCCCAATCATTACAGTTATCGGACCATTAACTGTTAATACGATTACTGGCTCACTAGTTATTGAAAAAATTTTTAGTATCCCTGGTTTAGGAGAACAATTTGTTAACTCCATTATTACGAATGATTACCAGCTTATTATGGGAACAACAATCTTTTATGCTGTTTTATTTGTAAGCGTTATCTTAGTTATTGATATTTTATACGGATTCATCGACCCTCGGATTCGTGTCACAGGAGGCGAGTAA
- the opp3C gene encoding oligopeptide ABC transporter permease: MTTEVTKNATVKKYPPDLFEPASQSEFVDDFTYRPEQSFWQDAWLGLRKNKAAIVGLCIIILVILLAIFGPFMNSHGYDEQNLARTNLPPKIPVLENISFLGLNGVDSRGVDQYEAKGISEYFWFGTDELGRDLWTRIWQGTRISLYIAFLAATIDLIIGVAYGAVSAFYGGRTDNIMQRIIEVLVGIPGLIINILLILILKPGIISITIAMVIVGWISMARIVRAQILKLKSYEFVLASRTLGASNQRLIWKHLIPNTLGPIIVATTFTIPGAIFTEALLSFIGLGLQPPTASLGTIVNDSYKLLRIYPHGMIFSSIIISLIMISFNLLGDGLRDAFDPKTRK, translated from the coding sequence ATGACAACAGAAGTAACTAAGAATGCGACGGTAAAAAAATATCCACCCGATTTGTTTGAGCCTGCCTCACAAAGTGAATTTGTTGATGATTTCACGTATCGTCCCGAACAATCATTTTGGCAAGATGCATGGCTTGGTTTACGCAAAAATAAAGCAGCTATTGTAGGCTTATGCATTATTATTCTAGTTATTTTACTAGCTATATTCGGTCCATTTATGAACAGTCATGGCTACGATGAACAAAATCTTGCGCGTACAAATTTACCACCAAAAATCCCTGTTCTTGAGAATATTTCATTCTTAGGTTTGAACGGTGTTGATAGTCGTGGCGTTGACCAATACGAAGCAAAAGGTATAAGTGAATATTTTTGGTTTGGTACAGATGAATTAGGTCGGGATTTATGGACACGTATTTGGCAAGGTACACGTATCTCTCTTTATATTGCTTTTTTAGCAGCAACGATTGATTTAATTATAGGGGTTGCTTACGGAGCTGTTTCAGCATTTTATGGTGGTCGCACTGATAATATTATGCAACGTATTATTGAAGTGTTAGTTGGTATCCCTGGGCTAATTATTAATATTCTTCTCATTCTTATTTTAAAACCAGGAATCATTTCTATTACTATTGCGATGGTTATCGTCGGGTGGATTAGTATGGCTCGTATCGTACGAGCACAAATACTAAAGCTAAAATCATATGAGTTTGTTCTTGCTTCTAGAACGCTCGGTGCTAGTAACCAACGCTTGATTTGGAAACATTTAATTCCTAATACACTAGGTCCGATTATTGTAGCTACTACTTTTACCATTCCAGGAGCTATCTTTACTGAAGCATTACTAAGTTTTATCGGCCTAGGACTACAGCCACCAACTGCTTCCTTAGGAACGATTGTTAATGACTCTTATAAATTATTACGTATTTATCCACATGGCATGATTTTTTCATCCATTATCATTAGCTTAATTATGATTAGCTTTAATTTACTCGGTGATGGACTGCGTGATGCATTCGATCCAAAAACACGTAAATAA
- a CDS encoding ABC transporter ATP-binding protein: protein MKKILEVKNLSISFNTQNGEVQAVRNVSFDLFEGETLAIVGESGSGKSVTSKSLLRLNPTKTTMLKNGQILYNGKNILTCREQEIRAIRGAEISMIFQDPMTALNPTMTIGSQIAESIKKHTTLRGNQITERVIELLQLVGIKEADKRYKQYPHQFSGGMRQRIVIAMALACEPRIIIADEPTTALDVSIQAQILELLKNIQKKMNLSIIFITHDLGVVAKMADRVAVMYAGKMIEIGLVDEIFYHCQHPYTQGLLAAMPNPDIETDILYAIPGTPPNLLQPPIGDAFAARNNQALKIDFLEEPPMFKISDTHYAATWLLHEQAPKMIPIQHQLAQAERKEREKAPVFDTTNPYLTLKGVKQHFKLDKNTINKAVDGITFDIYKGEIFGLVGESGCGKSTTGRSIIGLNTITDGDIHIDGRNINEAKTKQEKLAFNRKVQMIFQDPYSSLNPRMKIADIITEGLAIHGVPKSEWKAKIYELLNIVGLTKEYANRYPHELSGGQRQRIGIARALAVEPELIIADEPISALDVSIQAQIVNLLKKLQKERGLTYLFIAHDLSMVKYISNRIGVMHRGKIVELAESHELYDHPIHPYTKALLSAIPLPDPKLERERQRIIFNEAEYNATNRESESFTEVRPGHFVMLTEEELTQYYQANSESIPL from the coding sequence TTGAAAAAAATACTAGAAGTTAAAAATTTAAGTATTTCATTTAATACACAAAATGGTGAGGTTCAGGCAGTTCGCAATGTATCATTCGACTTATTTGAAGGTGAAACACTAGCAATCGTTGGCGAGTCGGGCTCTGGAAAATCAGTTACTTCTAAAAGCCTATTACGATTAAACCCTACCAAAACAACAATGCTGAAAAACGGTCAAATTTTATATAATGGAAAAAATATTTTAACGTGTAGAGAGCAGGAAATACGTGCAATTCGTGGAGCTGAAATCTCAATGATTTTCCAGGATCCTATGACTGCATTAAACCCCACGATGACAATCGGTAGTCAAATTGCAGAGAGCATAAAAAAACATACAACATTACGTGGTAATCAAATTACAGAACGAGTGATTGAACTATTACAGCTTGTTGGCATTAAAGAAGCGGATAAACGATATAAACAATATCCTCATCAGTTTTCTGGAGGAATGCGTCAGCGTATCGTTATCGCGATGGCACTTGCTTGCGAGCCTCGTATTATTATTGCGGATGAACCTACCACAGCTCTGGACGTTTCTATTCAAGCACAAATTCTAGAATTGCTAAAAAACATTCAAAAAAAGATGAATCTTTCAATTATATTTATTACACATGATTTGGGGGTTGTAGCAAAAATGGCTGATCGTGTTGCCGTGATGTATGCTGGAAAAATGATTGAAATTGGCTTAGTTGATGAAATTTTTTACCATTGTCAGCATCCATATACACAAGGCCTACTCGCCGCTATGCCAAACCCAGATATTGAAACCGACATACTGTACGCTATTCCAGGAACACCACCAAACTTACTGCAACCACCGATTGGAGATGCCTTCGCTGCTCGTAATAACCAAGCACTCAAAATTGATTTTTTAGAGGAGCCACCAATGTTTAAAATCAGCGACACACACTATGCTGCAACTTGGTTATTGCATGAGCAAGCGCCTAAAATGATACCGATTCAACATCAATTAGCCCAAGCCGAACGCAAGGAACGTGAAAAAGCTCCTGTATTTGATACAACCAACCCGTATTTAACATTAAAAGGAGTAAAGCAGCATTTTAAATTAGATAAAAATACTATCAACAAAGCTGTAGATGGCATTACTTTTGATATTTATAAAGGAGAAATCTTCGGTTTAGTTGGAGAATCTGGCTGTGGTAAGTCCACGACAGGGCGCTCGATTATCGGACTTAATACAATAACAGATGGGGATATTCACATCGACGGTAGGAATATTAATGAAGCAAAGACGAAGCAAGAAAAATTAGCCTTTAATCGCAAGGTGCAAATGATTTTTCAAGACCCTTATTCTTCCTTAAATCCACGTATGAAAATTGCTGACATTATTACAGAAGGTCTTGCTATTCATGGTGTACCGAAAAGCGAATGGAAGGCAAAAATTTATGAGCTATTAAATATAGTAGGTTTAACGAAAGAATATGCTAATCGCTATCCTCATGAGCTTAGTGGCGGGCAACGTCAGCGTATCGGTATTGCACGCGCACTTGCTGTAGAGCCCGAACTAATCATTGCTGATGAACCGATTTCTGCATTAGACGTTTCGATCCAAGCACAAATCGTTAATTTATTGAAAAAGCTACAAAAGGAACGTGGACTGACATATCTATTTATTGCACACGACTTGTCGATGGTGAAATATATTAGTAACCGCATCGGCGTCATGCATCGCGGGAAAATTGTAGAACTTGCAGAAAGTCATGAACTCTATGATCACCCTATTCACCCTTATACAAAGGCATTATTATCTGCTATACCACTACCTGACCCCAAACTAGAACGTGAACGACAACGTATTATTTTTAACGAAGCTGAATATAACGCTACTAATAGAGAAAGTGAAAGCTTTACTGAAGTACGCCCGGGCCATTTTGTCATGCTAACAGAAGAGGAGCTTACCCAATACTATCAAGCAAACAGTGAGAGCATACCGCTATGA
- a CDS encoding DUF3899 domain-containing protein yields MKLKTTILFTGCIFICSLLYTLLLKQSMTMLTMINHTFLASLAFTIVGAILFVVQGGLFNGIAYSFKRFFARVTKNGTYAYELDGDLEFVQAPSYTFTYPLLLAGLIGCIITTILSLVFYL; encoded by the coding sequence ATGAAATTAAAAACAACTATATTGTTTACTGGCTGCATTTTTATATGTTCCCTTCTCTATACATTACTCTTAAAACAATCGATGACAATGCTAACTATGATTAATCATACTTTTCTTGCTTCACTTGCTTTTACAATCGTTGGAGCAATATTGTTTGTTGTGCAAGGTGGGCTTTTTAATGGTATCGCTTATAGCTTTAAACGCTTTTTTGCTCGTGTCACTAAAAACGGTACCTACGCATATGAGTTAGATGGTGACTTGGAATTCGTACAAGCGCCATCCTATACCTTTACCTATCCACTGCTACTTGCAGGTTTGATTGGCTGTATTATCACCACTATTTTATCTCTTGTTTTCTATTTATAG
- a CDS encoding peptide ABC transporter substrate-binding protein — MIKKTKWLVVLLGLMLVVLVGCYGKEDNSSSSPTGGNSTDKETTTDGDTTVGQELHLVAGGDLATMSSLGSVDALAVTAMNSVFEGLYRIGPENTPVPGMAESYEASADGTVYTFKLRQDAVWSNGTPVTAHDFEYAWKRAINPKTQAIYSYLMLDIKNAASVQKEGDPLYGKVDEIGIKALNDYTLEVQLNAPIPYFLSLTTYAPFFPLNKEFTEAQGDQYALEAANMIYNGPFVLESWQHGQGWTFVKNENYWDKDNVKLTKITQKIVKDTATAVNLYEAGEIDTAELTSEYVAQYKDSPEYSTFLKPNTFFIRMNHENKFLSNKNIRKAIDMAWDKQGFADVILQDGSIPAYFLVPLGLSTDEKGVDFRDGNGDMNKTNVKLAKEAWAMGLKELGVDKVKLEFLTYDRAESKKAAEFIKNQLETNLEGLELTINMQPNKQKLALEGAVDYDLDYGGWGPDYQDPMTYIELFESTAYYNQSHYKNEKVDALIKKAKTTSDVSERWILMQQAEKIMMDDFAIAPTFQRGISRLTKPYVKKLYEHPFSADISYKWVEIVK; from the coding sequence ATGATTAAAAAGACAAAATGGTTAGTCGTGTTATTAGGGCTAATGCTAGTTGTATTAGTTGGCTGCTACGGCAAGGAGGATAATTCTTCTAGTAGCCCAACTGGTGGCAATAGTACGGACAAAGAGACTACTACTGACGGCGACACAACGGTTGGACAGGAGCTACATTTAGTAGCGGGAGGGGATTTAGCAACAATGAGTTCATTAGGGAGTGTAGATGCACTTGCAGTTACAGCAATGAACTCTGTATTTGAGGGGTTATACCGTATCGGACCAGAGAATACACCAGTGCCAGGAATGGCAGAGTCATATGAAGCTTCAGCGGATGGTACTGTATATACATTTAAGTTACGCCAAGATGCTGTGTGGAGCAATGGTACACCTGTTACAGCACATGACTTTGAATATGCTTGGAAAAGAGCTATCAATCCTAAAACGCAAGCAATTTATTCTTATTTAATGCTAGATATAAAAAATGCAGCCAGTGTTCAAAAAGAGGGTGATCCATTATATGGTAAGGTAGATGAAATTGGCATTAAAGCGCTAAACGATTACACATTGGAAGTTCAACTAAATGCTCCAATTCCATATTTCCTAAGCTTAACAACGTATGCACCGTTCTTTCCACTAAACAAAGAATTTACGGAAGCACAAGGCGATCAATATGCGTTAGAAGCAGCAAATATGATTTATAATGGTCCATTCGTATTGGAATCATGGCAGCATGGTCAAGGCTGGACATTCGTAAAAAATGAAAATTATTGGGATAAAGACAATGTGAAGCTTACAAAAATTACACAAAAAATCGTGAAAGATACAGCAACAGCAGTCAATCTATATGAAGCGGGAGAGATTGACACTGCTGAGCTTACAAGTGAGTATGTTGCTCAATACAAAGATAGCCCAGAGTATTCAACATTCTTAAAACCAAATACGTTCTTCATTCGAATGAACCATGAAAATAAATTTTTATCGAATAAGAACATTCGGAAAGCAATCGATATGGCTTGGGATAAACAAGGCTTTGCAGATGTGATTTTACAGGATGGCTCTATTCCAGCTTATTTTTTAGTACCACTTGGATTATCAACAGATGAAAAAGGTGTTGATTTCCGTGATGGTAATGGTGATATGAATAAAACTAATGTTAAATTGGCGAAGGAAGCATGGGCTATGGGTTTAAAGGAGCTGGGGGTAGATAAAGTAAAACTAGAGTTTTTAACATATGACCGTGCAGAATCTAAAAAAGCTGCAGAATTTATTAAAAACCAATTAGAAACAAATCTTGAAGGCTTAGAGCTAACAATCAATATGCAGCCTAATAAGCAAAAGCTAGCACTAGAAGGGGCTGTTGACTATGATTTAGACTATGGTGGTTGGGGCCCTGACTATCAAGATCCTATGACTTATATTGAGTTATTTGAATCGACTGCCTACTACAATCAATCTCACTATAAAAATGAAAAGGTGGATGCATTAATTAAAAAAGCTAAAACAACTTCTGATGTTTCTGAACGTTGGATATTAATGCAACAAGCTGAAAAGATTATGATGGATGATTTTGCAATTGCGCCGACATTCCAAAGAGGTATAAGTCGTTTGACGAAGCCGTATGTAAAAAAATTATATGAACATCCATTTTCAGCGGACATTAGCTATAAATGGGTTGAGATTGTAAAGTAA
- a CDS encoding Xaa-Pro peptidase family protein, translated as MSLLKQLREALRAQQSDVLIITSNQNRRYLTGFTGSAGTVVITPTQALLLVDFRYTQQATNQSKEFDVREIDRSRLYETIQEILDTESIQTIGFEQQHVTYEVYQLMSSKLTATLKPLSNIVENLRTIKTPEEIELIKKAAWISDEAFKYILTFIKPGVSEIDIANELEFHMRKNGATGAAFDIIIASGHRSALPHGVASDKIIEEGDMLTLDFGAYYQGYRSDMTRTIAVGEPSGKLKEIYQIVYDSLQITLSNMKAGITGKEVDSYSRDFIKAKGYGKNYGHGSGHGLGLDLHENIFMSTVCEDILEENMVLTVEPGIYIPDLGGVRIEDDVIVTKNGVEVITHSPKELIIL; from the coding sequence ATGTCACTACTAAAACAATTACGTGAAGCATTACGAGCTCAACAATCGGATGTACTCATCATAACGAGTAATCAAAACCGTCGTTATTTAACAGGATTTACAGGCAGTGCAGGTACAGTAGTAATTACACCGACTCAAGCACTTTTACTCGTAGATTTCCGTTATACACAGCAAGCTACAAACCAAAGTAAAGAATTTGATGTTCGTGAAATCGATCGCAGCCGTTTATATGAAACTATCCAAGAAATTTTAGACACAGAATCTATCCAAACAATTGGTTTTGAGCAACAACATGTTACTTATGAGGTATATCAATTAATGTCTAGTAAATTAACAGCAACATTAAAGCCGCTATCTAATATTGTGGAAAATTTACGCACGATAAAAACACCAGAAGAAATTGAATTGATTAAGAAAGCAGCGTGGATTTCAGATGAGGCATTCAAGTATATTTTGACATTTATTAAACCAGGAGTGTCAGAAATTGATATCGCAAATGAGTTAGAGTTTCATATGCGTAAAAACGGAGCTACTGGAGCTGCATTCGATATAATTATTGCTTCTGGTCATCGTTCTGCACTTCCGCATGGTGTTGCATCTGACAAAATAATTGAAGAAGGCGATATGCTGACACTTGATTTTGGTGCCTATTATCAAGGCTATCGTTCAGATATGACGAGAACAATTGCAGTTGGAGAACCATCTGGTAAACTAAAGGAAATATACCAAATCGTTTATGACTCATTACAAATAACTCTATCTAATATGAAGGCTGGTATTACTGGAAAAGAAGTAGACAGCTATTCACGAGATTTCATAAAAGCTAAAGGCTATGGAAAAAATTACGGACACGGTTCGGGGCATGGTCTTGGCTTAGATCTTCATGAAAACATTTTTATGTCTACAGTATGTGAAGACATCCTAGAAGAAAATATGGTGCTTACTGTTGAGCCCGGTATTTACATTCCTGATTTAGGCGGAGTACGTATAGAAGATGATGTCATCGTTACAAAAAACGGTGTTGAAGTTATCACACACTCACCAAAAGAGCTTATTATTTTATAA
- the rpoN gene encoding RNA polymerase factor sigma-54, whose amino-acid sequence MQLSIKQTQDLNLVMTAQLRQAIELLQYSTLELEQYIREQELENPLVELSEPTFQERTHFSKGVSRHTNILEHVTKYEKNIRDDLFEEIKLTFHEDKDIKLLKHIIYHLDDNGYYEQPMTPTYQDYEIEKGIHLLQNIGPLGIGARNLKECLLLQTMYCENSPAHAETVISFYLDELANQKWKKISNVLDISLYELQGIYQFIQTLQPKLSSLFHQEAIHHHTPDIIVEIVDGAITFSLNDYYLPKINIHADYAPYITTNSSEKSYFKKYLSDYQWLVNSVEQRRNTIIKIMKALIEKQKAFFTHGFDAIEPLTLREIAEQIEVHESTVSRVTTNKYVQTSFGTFELRDLFTSKLQTANGNSVSQIKVKSLLSDYIKTENKKKPFSDQKIAEHFNNIFGIEISRRTIAKYREEMNIPSSTRRKVIQFK is encoded by the coding sequence ATGCAGCTTTCTATTAAACAAACTCAAGATTTGAATTTAGTGATGACTGCACAACTTCGTCAAGCCATCGAGTTACTACAATATTCCACACTAGAATTAGAACAGTATATTCGTGAACAAGAGCTCGAAAATCCATTAGTAGAGTTAAGCGAACCGACATTTCAAGAACGTACACATTTTTCAAAAGGTGTTAGCCGTCACACAAATATCTTGGAACATGTAACTAAATATGAAAAAAATATTCGTGATGATTTATTTGAGGAGATTAAGCTAACCTTCCATGAAGATAAAGACATTAAACTGCTTAAACATATTATTTATCATTTGGATGACAACGGCTACTATGAACAGCCAATGACACCGACTTATCAAGATTATGAAATCGAAAAGGGCATTCACTTATTACAAAACATTGGACCACTTGGCATTGGGGCACGAAATTTGAAAGAATGCCTGCTATTACAAACTATGTATTGTGAAAATAGCCCTGCTCATGCGGAAACAGTAATTTCCTTTTATCTTGATGAACTTGCTAATCAGAAATGGAAGAAAATTTCCAACGTTTTAGATATATCACTTTATGAATTACAAGGAATTTATCAATTCATCCAAACTTTGCAGCCTAAGCTTAGCTCACTGTTTCATCAGGAAGCTATACATCATCATACACCGGATATTATTGTTGAGATTGTTGATGGCGCCATCACTTTTTCATTAAATGATTATTATTTACCTAAAATCAATATACATGCGGACTATGCACCCTATATTACTACCAATTCCTCTGAAAAGAGTTATTTTAAAAAGTATTTATCAGACTATCAATGGCTAGTTAACAGTGTTGAGCAGCGCCGAAATACCATTATTAAAATCATGAAGGCACTTATTGAAAAGCAAAAAGCCTTTTTCACACATGGCTTTGATGCTATAGAGCCTCTTACTTTACGTGAAATTGCTGAACAAATTGAAGTACATGAATCGACAGTTAGCCGAGTGACAACGAATAAATATGTACAAACGTCTTTCGGGACATTTGAACTTCGAGATTTATTCACTTCTAAATTACAAACAGCAAATGGTAACAGTGTTTCACAAATAAAGGTAAAATCACTTTTGTCAGACTATATCAAAACCGAGAATAAAAAGAAGCCTTTCTCAGATCAAAAAATTGCCGAGCATTTCAACAACATATTTGGTATTGAAATATCACGTCGGACAATTGCAAAATACCGTGAAGAAATGAACATTCCATCATCTACAAGACGTAAAGTAATTCAATTTAAATAG
- a CDS encoding aldehyde dehydrogenase family protein encodes MDALLTLKPRVKEFLQSTIGLYINGEYVHSQSGKTFEVLNPANEEVIATVHEAQAKDIDIAVLAAQKAFDDKWSIMDAAERSRIIYKFADLLEEHREELAQLESLDNGKPYKTALADDVDGTVQHFRYYAGWATKITGKTVQVSKDYLNYIVHEPVGVVGQIIPWNFPLAMAAWKLGSALAVGCTVVIKPAAETPLSLLYVGQLMKQAGFPDGVVNIVPGTGEAGEAVVTHKGVAKVAFTGSTKTGIHVMKKAADDVKSVTLELGGKSPAIVLQDADVEEAIEGTFAGTMYNHGQNCSACTRVFVHSSLYDQFVERLAEKAKALKLGPGLDSETDMGPLVSQKQLNTVLGFIEKGKEEGARLVAGGEREFNKGYFVQPTVFADVQDDMTIAREEIFGPVMSIFSFDTVEEVIARANDSKYGLAASIWTENVKKAHYIASKLQAGTVWINDFGLEWETMPFGGYKQSGVGREMGGEYGLSNYTEVKSVFVNMKQN; translated from the coding sequence ATGGATGCATTATTAACATTGAAACCAAGGGTGAAGGAATTTTTACAATCGACAATTGGTTTATATATTAATGGAGAATATGTACATTCTCAATCAGGTAAAACATTTGAAGTATTAAACCCGGCAAACGAAGAGGTAATTGCAACAGTACATGAAGCACAAGCTAAAGATATCGACATAGCTGTACTGGCTGCACAAAAAGCATTTGATGATAAATGGTCCATCATGGATGCAGCAGAACGCTCACGTATTATTTATAAATTTGCAGATTTACTAGAGGAGCATCGGGAAGAACTTGCACAGCTAGAATCATTAGATAATGGTAAGCCATACAAAACGGCTTTAGCTGACGATGTGGACGGTACTGTACAACATTTCCGTTATTATGCAGGATGGGCAACAAAAATAACAGGAAAAACGGTGCAAGTATCAAAGGATTATTTAAACTACATTGTCCATGAGCCAGTAGGGGTTGTAGGGCAAATCATTCCATGGAATTTTCCGCTTGCAATGGCTGCATGGAAATTAGGTTCGGCATTAGCAGTAGGTTGTACAGTTGTTATTAAACCTGCAGCTGAAACGCCACTATCTTTATTGTACGTAGGTCAATTAATGAAACAAGCCGGCTTCCCAGATGGTGTTGTGAACATCGTACCTGGCACAGGTGAAGCGGGTGAGGCTGTTGTTACACATAAAGGTGTAGCCAAGGTGGCATTCACTGGATCCACAAAGACTGGAATTCACGTCATGAAAAAAGCGGCAGACGATGTGAAAAGTGTAACATTGGAGCTTGGAGGTAAATCTCCAGCAATCGTTTTACAAGATGCAGACGTAGAAGAGGCAATAGAAGGAACATTTGCTGGGACAATGTACAATCACGGACAAAATTGTAGTGCATGTACAAGGGTCTTTGTACACAGTAGCTTATACGATCAGTTTGTTGAGCGACTTGCCGAAAAAGCAAAAGCATTAAAATTAGGACCTGGGCTAGATTCAGAAACAGATATGGGTCCACTTGTTTCACAAAAACAACTGAATACAGTACTTGGTTTCATTGAAAAAGGAAAAGAAGAAGGTGCGCGTCTAGTAGCAGGTGGAGAGCGTGAATTTAACAAAGGTTATTTTGTACAACCAACTGTATTTGCTGACGTACAGGATGATATGACAATTGCTCGTGAAGAAATTTTCGGACCGGTTATGTCTATTTTCTCATTTGACACAGTAGAAGAGGTGATTGCTCGTGCAAATGATAGTAAGTATGGACTCGCAGCAAGCATTTGGACTGAAAATGTGAAGAAGGCACATTATATTGCTAGTAAGCTACAAGCGGGAACGGTATGGATTAATGATTTTGGTTTAGAGTGGGAAACGATGCCATTCGGAGGTTACAAGCAATCAGGTGTTGGTCGCGAAATGGGCGGCGAATATGGCTTGTCTAACTATACGGAAGTTAAAAGTGTCTTCGTAAATATGAAGCAAAACTAA
- the dapA gene encoding 4-hydroxy-tetrahydrodipicolinate synthase: MKKLEGSFPVLVTPMLNQTDIDWDGFRQNIERFIEAGVTGIAINGSTGEFVSLSKEERFKAVDVAVDQIKGRITLIVGTAAETTAEAIAYTQQAEKAGADAALLINSYYAHPKDEEIYLHFKSVAESVSFPIMIYNNPFTSGVDIGLETILKVGRDVPNITHIKESSGSIGKARDIVRQGQDNIKVFCGSEDLAIESFLVGAVGWISVSGNIVPELVTELYNNVKDDNLDEAWAIYDRLLPLCAFLEGSGKYVQIAKRAMELKGWAGGPCRLPRLPLTEEEDAQLKAIMADLDVLATRA; the protein is encoded by the coding sequence ATGAAAAAATTAGAAGGTTCATTTCCAGTATTAGTAACACCAATGTTAAACCAAACTGACATCGATTGGGATGGCTTCCGTCAAAACATCGAGCGTTTTATTGAAGCTGGCGTAACAGGTATTGCCATTAACGGTAGCACAGGTGAATTCGTAAGTTTATCTAAAGAAGAGCGCTTTAAAGCAGTAGACGTAGCGGTTGATCAAATTAAAGGTCGTATTACATTAATTGTTGGTACGGCTGCAGAAACAACAGCGGAGGCAATCGCATATACACAACAGGCTGAAAAAGCAGGAGCAGATGCAGCTTTGCTCATTAACTCTTATTACGCACATCCAAAAGATGAAGAAATCTATTTACATTTTAAATCAGTTGCAGAATCAGTAAGCTTCCCAATTATGATTTATAATAATCCATTCACTTCTGGTGTGGATATTGGCTTAGAAACAATATTAAAAGTAGGCAGAGATGTACCAAACATTACACATATTAAAGAATCCAGCGGTAGCATCGGCAAAGCGCGTGATATTGTGCGTCAAGGACAAGACAATATTAAAGTGTTCTGTGGTTCAGAAGATTTAGCAATTGAATCATTCCTAGTTGGTGCTGTTGGTTGGATTTCTGTATCAGGAAACATCGTGCCTGAACTTGTAACGGAATTGTATAACAATGTAAAAGACGACAATCTGGATGAAGCGTGGGCTATTTATGATCGTTTATTACCATTATGTGCGTTTTTAGAAGGATCAGGTAAATACGTACAAATTGCAAAACGTGCAATGGAATTAAAGGGTTGGGCGGGCGGACCTTGTCGTTTACCGCGTCTCCCATTGACAGAGGAAGAAGATGCACAACTAAAAGCAATCATGGCTGACTTAGACGTACTTGCTACTCGGGCATAA